A region of the Terriglobales bacterium genome:
AGCGCGGTGATCCCGCCGCTGCTCTGCATCACGAAGACCCTGCTCGACCCGCGCCCATGACCGCCGATCCGCCGTTCCAGGTTCTCCAGGTAGCGCTGCATCGCGGGCTGGAGGTAGGCGTTGACCACCACCGTGCTGGCACGCTCATACTCCCGAAATTCCGGGAGGATGGCGTGCGAGACCGAGAGCGGAACCCGCAAGCTCTCCAGCGCTCGCGCCACGGCGCGCTCATTGGCCGGGTTGGCGAAGGAGAAGAGCAGCGAGATGGCGACCGCTTGCGGCTTCCGGCGCTTCACTGCCGCGCGCAGCGCGCGCAGTTCGGCGGGCGTGGGGCGCTCCAGGATGTGGCCGTCGGCGGCGGTGCGCTCGGGCACGCCGAAGCGGCGCTCGGCGGGCACCAAAGGCTCGATGCGATCGAAGAAGAAGTCGTAGAGGCGGGGGCGGGCCTGGCGCCCGATCTCGATGGAATCCTCGAAGCCCGCCGTGGTCACGAAGGCCACGCGGGCGCCGTTGCGTTGCAGCAAGGTGTTGGTGCCGACGGTGGTGCCGTGCAGCAGAACCAGGCCGTCCTCCGCCGGAGCCTGGCGGATCGATTCCAGAATGGCGCGGGACGGATCGGCGGGCGTGGAGAAGACCTTGTGCAGGCGCACGCGGCCGCCTTCGAACCACAGGCAGTCGGTGAAGGTGCCGCCCGTATCCACGGCCACGCGCAGGGGCGAGCGGCGGCCGTTCTTTCTAGGAGGGCGAGGCATATCGGCTCAGGGTTCCCGCTGCTGAGAACGGCGCGATTCTAGCACGCCGTTATGGGGCGAGTTTCTTGTCCATGAGCAGGGCATCCAGCGTGTCCAGGTAGTAGCGCGGGAGAGTCTTGAGGACGGCGTACTGGTGGCGGTTGTAGAAGGCGATGGCGGCGGCGTTGTCCACCGCGACCTCGAGCAAGATGCGCTTGCATCCCTGCTCGGCAAGGCGTCGTTCGGCCGCCGCGAGCAACTGCGAGCCCAGGCCGCGGCGCCGCGCTTCCTCCAGCACGTCGATGGTGATGATGTGCCCGTTCCCGCGGCGGTCGCGCGTGGCCAGGACAAAACCGACGATGTGGGCCGAGCCGCCGGCCTCCGCGATCTCTCCGGCCAGGGTGAAAGAGCCTGGGATCCCCATGTACTCCGCCAGTTCTTCGCGCGAGTAGGCGATGCCGGAGGAAAAGCACTCCTGGTCGATCTGCCAGAGCCGGTCGAAGTCGGGCAGGCCGGATTCGCGGATGCGCAGCATCAGCCCGCCATTCTAGAAGAGCAACGGGGTCCTTCGCTTCGCTCAGGACTTCGCCTGCGGGCTCAGACGCCCGCAGGACGGCTCAACTTCAGCTGCCCGCACGCCGCGTAGATGTCGCGGCCGCGCGGGCGCCGCACGAAGGCCGGGATGCCAGCATCCACCAGCACCTGCTGGAAGGCGCGCACGCGCTCCTCCGCGGGCGTACCGAAGGCGATCTCCGGGCCGGGATTGAGGGCAATGAGGTTCACCTTGGCGCGCAGCCCGCGCATCAGTTCCACCAGCTCGCGGGCGTGCTCGGCCGCGTCGTTCACTCCGTCGAGCAGAACATACTCGAAGGTGAGCCGTTCCCGGTTGCGTAAGGGAAAAGCGCGCGCCGCCGCTAGCAGCGCCTCCAGGTTCCACTTGCGGTTGATGGGCATCAGACGCGTGCGCAGCTCTTCGTTAGGGGCGTTGAGGGAGATGGCCAGCTTGGGGCGGATCTCTTCCTCCCCGAGATCGGTGACGCGTGGC
Encoded here:
- a CDS encoding hydantoinase/oxoprolinase family protein, giving the protein MPRPPRKNGRRSPLRVAVDTGGTFTDCLWFEGGRVRLHKVFSTPADPSRAILESIRQAPAEDGLVLLHGTTVGTNTLLQRNGARVAFVTTAGFEDSIEIGRQARPRLYDFFFDRIEPLVPAERRFGVPERTAADGHILERPTPAELRALRAAVKRRKPQAVAISLLFSFANPANERAVARALESLRVPLSVSHAILPEFREYERASTVVVNAYLQPAMQRYLENLERRIGGHGRGSSRVFVMQSSGGITALAAAAREPVRTVLSGPAGGVVGASAMAARSGFHRIISFDMGGTSTDVALVDGEPQASSEAEVAGLPVRVPMLDIHTV
- a CDS encoding GNAT family N-acetyltransferase, whose amino-acid sequence is MLRIRESGLPDFDRLWQIDQECFSSGIAYSREELAEYMGIPGSFTLAGEIAEAGGSAHIVGFVLATRDRRGNGHIITIDVLEEARRRGLGSQLLAAAERRLAEQGCKRILLEVAVDNAAAIAFYNRHQYAVLKTLPRYYLDTLDALLMDKKLAP